The following are from one region of the Gammaproteobacteria bacterium genome:
- the ftsZ gene encoding cell division protein FtsZ, producing MFEIMNNETQEAVIKVVGVGGCGSNAVDHMIQNGMQGVEFISMNTDAQALKSNKAPTVLQLGTGITKGLGAGANPEIGREAALEDRDRIAELIQGADMLFITAGMGGGTGTGAAPVVAQVAKEMGILTVAVVSKPFAFEGKRLAAAKAGMEALSQHVDSLIVIPNDKLMMVLGNDISMLDAFKAANDVLYGAVAGIAEVINCPGLVNVDFADVRTVMSEMGMAMMGSAIAMGVDRARVAAERAVSSPLLEDISLAGARGILVNITASSSLKMREVHEVMNTIKDLTAEDATIIVGTVIDENMTDNLRVTMVATGLGSMVGQNQNQNSPLTVVHTRTGTDDRDSVFSAEEPAVIRTGRRGNATVAAMRQSGVDPMDIPAFLRRQAD from the coding sequence ATGTTCGAAATCATGAATAACGAAACTCAAGAAGCAGTCATCAAAGTTGTCGGTGTTGGTGGGTGCGGCAGCAATGCGGTGGATCATATGATCCAGAACGGCATGCAAGGCGTTGAGTTCATCAGTATGAACACTGATGCCCAGGCATTGAAAAGCAATAAAGCGCCAACGGTACTGCAACTGGGTACGGGTATTACCAAAGGGCTGGGCGCCGGAGCAAATCCGGAAATCGGCCGCGAAGCCGCGCTGGAAGATCGTGACCGCATCGCCGAATTGATTCAAGGCGCGGATATGTTGTTTATCACCGCCGGCATGGGTGGCGGTACCGGCACCGGTGCGGCGCCGGTGGTGGCTCAAGTGGCCAAGGAAATGGGCATTTTAACCGTGGCTGTCGTCAGCAAGCCCTTCGCTTTTGAAGGCAAACGCTTGGCGGCTGCAAAGGCAGGGATGGAAGCGCTGTCGCAGCATGTGGATTCGCTGATCGTGATCCCGAACGACAAGCTCATGATGGTCCTGGGTAACGATATTTCCATGCTGGATGCATTCAAAGCCGCCAACGACGTGCTGTACGGCGCGGTAGCCGGTATCGCCGAAGTGATCAATTGCCCCGGCTTGGTCAACGTCGATTTTGCCGACGTCAGAACGGTCATGTCGGAAATGGGCATGGCGATGATGGGCTCGGCCATTGCCATGGGTGTCGATCGCGCCCGGGTTGCGGCGGAACGTGCGGTATCAAGCCCGCTGCTCGAGGATATCTCCTTGGCCGGAGCGCGTGGCATTCTGGTGAATATTACCGCCAGCTCGTCGCTGAAAATGCGCGAAGTGCATGAAGTGATGAACACCATTAAAGATCTGACCGCTGAAGATGCCACGATTATTGTCGGTACCGTCATCGATGAAAATATGACCGATAATCTGCGCGTTACCATGGTCGCAACCGGTCTTGGCAGCATGGTCGGCCAGAACCAAAATCAGAATTCTCCGTTAACCGTGGTGCATACGCGTACCGGCACAGACGACCGGGATTCCGTTTTTTCCGCTGAAGAACCTGCTGTCATCCGCACAGGCAGAAGAGGCAACGCCACCGTGGCCGCGATGCGTCAATCCGGTGTGGATCCGATGGATATACCAGCTTTCTTGAGAAGACAAGCCGATTGA